A part of Paenibacillus donghaensis genomic DNA contains:
- a CDS encoding sensor histidine kinase: MKGIRSRLTVYITIVLLTIVLLLEGVFIGAIHTYYLGTATDTLTSRATTSATFFNKYLEGYSIQERARYILENLSPEESSKVEVLDPTGRVIINSFGFSSSEPVMTPDVKSALSGGKGTYQRFNPTEGERILAVSVALKESGGTIGILRFSVSAEPLYDVILRIALNAGLVGLLVIAFGFGLSLIIAKRIVGPIQQLTGIAKEMATGNFSIRADKQHNDEIGTLAVTLNYMSEELAKSEKMKYDFISSVTHELRTPLTSIKGWGETLLVGDLADTGETLQGLKVITGETDRLIGLVEDLLDFSKFQAGEMKLELLPYELRGMLNELLVQFKYRGQAQQIDLIAQLDDSPLPVSGDFNRLKQVFVNLLDNALKFTPVQGVIRITSSVQDQWVIIEIADTGEGIGPEDLALLGTKFFKGRSRQSGSGLGLAICKEIIEQHHGHMRVTSVLGQGTTVRVELPLLY; this comes from the coding sequence ATGAAAGGAATCAGATCGCGGCTTACTGTCTATATTACCATCGTCCTGCTGACAATTGTCCTGCTGCTGGAGGGCGTGTTTATCGGCGCCATCCATACCTATTACCTGGGCACCGCGACGGATACGCTGACTTCACGGGCAACCACCTCAGCAACCTTTTTCAATAAATATCTCGAAGGCTATTCCATTCAGGAACGGGCCCGATATATTCTGGAGAACCTCTCTCCCGAAGAGAGCAGCAAGGTCGAGGTACTGGACCCGACGGGCCGGGTCATCATTAATTCGTTCGGCTTCTCCAGCTCCGAGCCGGTCATGACCCCTGACGTAAAGTCTGCCCTCTCCGGGGGCAAAGGCACCTACCAGCGCTTCAACCCTACGGAAGGTGAACGCATTCTGGCCGTTTCGGTAGCGCTTAAGGAATCCGGCGGCACGATCGGCATTCTTCGCTTCTCGGTCTCGGCAGAGCCGCTCTACGATGTGATCCTGCGGATCGCATTGAATGCCGGACTGGTTGGCCTGCTGGTGATCGCCTTCGGCTTCGGGCTCAGCCTGATCATTGCCAAACGGATCGTAGGCCCCATTCAGCAGCTGACCGGAATTGCCAAGGAGATGGCTACCGGCAATTTCAGTATCCGCGCGGATAAGCAGCACAACGATGAAATCGGCACCCTTGCGGTCACGCTGAACTATATGTCCGAGGAGCTGGCCAAAAGCGAAAAAATGAAATATGACTTCATATCCTCCGTAACCCATGAGCTGCGAACGCCTCTCACCTCAATTAAGGGCTGGGGAGAAACTCTGCTGGTAGGCGATCTGGCCGATACTGGAGAGACGCTCCAAGGGCTGAAGGTCATTACGGGCGAAACGGACCGGCTGATCGGGCTGGTCGAGGATCTGCTTGACTTCTCGAAATTCCAGGCCGGGGAAATGAAGCTGGAGCTGCTGCCCTATGAGCTGCGCGGCATGCTTAATGAATTGCTGGTACAGTTCAAGTATCGTGGACAGGCACAACAGATTGATCTTATTGCACAGCTGGATGACTCGCCGCTGCCCGTGAGCGGCGATTTCAACCGCCTGAAGCAGGTATTCGTCAATCTGCTCGATAATGCCTTGAAGTTCACACCGGTGCAAGGAGTGATTCGGATTACCTCCTCTGTTCAGGACCAGTGGGTGATCATCGAAATTGCCGACACCGGGGAAGGCATCGGGCCGGAAGACCTCGCGCTACTTGGAACGAAATTCTTCAAAGGCCGTTCCCGCCAATCGGGTAGCGGCCTGGGGCTGGCCATCTGCAAGGAGATCATCGAGCAGCATCACGGCCACATGCGGGTCACGAGCGTGCTGGGTCAAGGTACCACTGTCAGGGTGGAGCTGCCGCTTTTGTATTAG
- a CDS encoding glycine betaine ABC transporter substrate-binding protein: MKIKKIMIYTLFTALLGTILAGCGGNSKDGAAGGGSITIGSKNFTENVLLAHMMADLIEDQTDISVKRQMNLGGSNVAWTALENNEIQLFPDYTGTIVANYYQEKTGTSEESLAKARELAGADGLIFLEPFGINNTYTLAVTRATAEKYSLKTFSDLAKVSADMVLGVEFEFLDREDGYPGIKKLYGMNFKESKGMDHGIMYRAIDDGETDVTNAYATDAQIKVHDLVILEDDKEFFPPYDAGPVIRQETLDQHPELKEVLNQMGGVITETEMQDLNAKVDVDALKEEDVARDFLISKGLIKD; this comes from the coding sequence ATGAAGATTAAAAAAATAATGATATACACCTTGTTCACAGCTCTGCTGGGCACGATTCTGGCCGGATGCGGCGGCAATTCGAAAGACGGGGCGGCAGGCGGAGGTTCAATCACTATTGGCTCGAAGAACTTCACCGAGAATGTGCTGCTGGCCCATATGATGGCAGACCTGATTGAAGACCAAACCGATATTTCCGTCAAACGCCAGATGAATCTGGGCGGCTCCAATGTAGCCTGGACGGCGCTTGAGAATAACGAGATTCAGCTGTTCCCTGACTATACCGGCACCATTGTAGCAAATTATTATCAGGAGAAAACCGGTACCTCGGAGGAATCTCTGGCCAAGGCCAGGGAGCTGGCAGGGGCGGATGGTCTGATTTTTCTGGAGCCGTTCGGCATTAACAATACGTATACCTTGGCCGTTACCCGCGCCACTGCGGAGAAATACAGCCTGAAGACCTTCAGTGATCTGGCCAAGGTATCAGCCGACATGGTGCTGGGCGTAGAGTTTGAATTTCTTGACCGTGAAGACGGCTATCCTGGAATCAAGAAGCTTTACGGCATGAATTTCAAGGAGAGCAAGGGCATGGACCACGGGATTATGTACCGCGCGATTGATGACGGCGAAACGGATGTTACCAACGCTTATGCCACGGACGCACAGATCAAGGTGCATGATCTGGTTATCCTGGAGGATGACAAGGAATTCTTCCCGCCTTATGATGCCGGACCGGTCATCCGCCAGGAGACCTTGGACCAACATCCGGAGCTTAAGGAAGTGCTGAACCAGATGGGCGGCGTGATAACGGAAACAGAAATGCAGGATCTCAATGCCAAGGTGGACGTCGATGCCCTGAAGGAAGAGGATGTGGCACGTGATTTTCTGATCAGCAAGGGATTGATTAAAGACTAG
- a CDS encoding ABC transporter permease encodes MKNQSLWQQLMYQLDIRRADLLHSLGVHIQLVFLSMLCAVVVGIVLGIMITRVKPLKGVTLGAVGILQTVPSLAMLGFMIPLFGIGLKTAVVALFLYSLLPIVRNTYTGITDVDQAIVEAARGMGMTNRQILFRVQLPLALSVIMAGIRTAAVINVGTATLAAFIGAGGLGEFIFLGIQRNIDALILLGAIPAALLALVLDYLLGLLEKVTTPKGLKV; translated from the coding sequence ATGAAGAATCAATCCCTTTGGCAGCAGCTGATGTACCAGCTGGATATCCGCAGAGCAGATCTGCTGCATTCCCTGGGCGTACACATTCAGCTGGTATTTCTGTCCATGCTGTGTGCCGTAGTTGTGGGCATCGTTCTCGGCATTATGATTACTCGTGTCAAACCGTTGAAAGGGGTAACGCTGGGAGCCGTCGGCATCCTGCAGACGGTTCCCAGTCTGGCGATGCTGGGCTTCATGATTCCATTGTTCGGCATCGGACTGAAGACCGCTGTAGTGGCACTGTTTCTGTATTCGCTGCTGCCGATTGTCCGCAATACCTATACAGGAATCACCGATGTGGATCAAGCGATTGTTGAAGCAGCCAGAGGCATGGGGATGACAAACCGACAGATTCTGTTCCGTGTGCAGCTTCCGCTGGCGCTGAGCGTAATTATGGCCGGCATCCGCACTGCTGCCGTAATCAATGTGGGTACGGCTACGCTGGCGGCGTTTATCGGAGCGGGAGGCCTGGGCGAATTTATTTTCCTCGGGATTCAGCGTAATATTGATGCACTAATCCTGCTCGGGGCGATTCCGGCGGCGCTGCTTGCGCTTGTGCTGGACTATTTGCTGGGCTTGCTCGAGAAGGTGACAACTCCGAAGGGTCTGAAGGTCTAA
- a CDS encoding ABC transporter ATP-binding protein produces the protein MLKFEGVGKTYASGFEAVKNISFEITAGEILVLIGPSGCGKTTTMKMINRLIPHTSGTITLHGKDITQENVVTLRKNIGYVIQQVGLFPHYTIEDNVGLIPELKGWDTKRKNERVLEMLRLVGLDPEVFAKRYPKQLSGGQQQRVGVARALAADPEIVLMDEPFGALDPITREQLQDELLRLQQEVKKTIVFVTHDMDEALKLGDKIAILKAGEIVQLDTPYELLSNPANDFVESFIGRNRIYQNPEYIPVTEVMRDNLSTSLPSRSLAKALTFMRQRKTETVLVCDEHGLLLGIASAYEVAAKMETARTIEEIMTPVAITLQDTATARDALGLITQAPFGILPVINAEGRIKGLVTRGSLLTAFASQWEGDTKEETE, from the coding sequence ATGCTAAAATTTGAAGGAGTAGGCAAGACATATGCCAGCGGTTTCGAAGCCGTGAAGAATATCAGCTTTGAAATTACAGCCGGGGAAATACTGGTGCTAATTGGTCCCAGCGGCTGCGGCAAGACGACAACCATGAAGATGATCAACCGGCTGATTCCCCACACCTCCGGCACCATTACATTGCACGGCAAGGATATTACCCAGGAGAATGTGGTGACGCTGCGCAAGAACATCGGTTATGTCATTCAACAGGTAGGCTTGTTTCCCCATTACACGATTGAAGACAATGTGGGTCTGATTCCAGAGCTCAAGGGATGGGATACCAAACGAAAAAATGAACGGGTGCTGGAAATGCTCCGGCTGGTCGGACTTGACCCTGAGGTGTTTGCCAAACGGTATCCGAAGCAGCTGTCCGGTGGACAGCAGCAGCGAGTAGGGGTGGCACGGGCACTAGCCGCTGATCCAGAAATTGTGCTCATGGATGAGCCGTTCGGCGCTCTGGACCCGATTACCCGTGAACAGCTGCAGGACGAGCTGCTGCGGCTGCAGCAGGAAGTGAAGAAGACCATCGTCTTCGTGACGCATGATATGGATGAAGCGCTGAAGCTTGGCGATAAGATCGCCATTCTGAAAGCCGGAGAGATTGTTCAACTGGATACGCCATACGAGCTGCTCAGCAACCCTGCCAATGATTTCGTGGAGTCCTTTATCGGACGCAACCGTATCTACCAGAACCCGGAATATATTCCGGTCACTGAAGTGATGCGTGACAACCTCTCCACCAGTCTGCCGAGCCGTTCACTCGCCAAGGCGCTCACCTTCATGCGCCAGCGCAAGACAGAGACGGTGCTGGTGTGCGATGAGCATGGGCTGCTGCTGGGGATTGCTTCGGCTTATGAAGTCGCCGCGAAGATGGAGACTGCACGTACCATTGAAGAGATTATGACTCCAGTTGCGATAACACTGCAGGATACGGCGACCGCAAGAGATGCGCTGGGCCTGATTACCCAGGCTCCATTTGGTATCCTTCCCGTAATCAACGCGGAGGGCCGGATCAAGGGCTTAGTTACCCGGGGCAGTCTACTTACAGCGTTCGCTTCCCAATGGGAAGGCGACACGAAGGAGGAGACAGAATGA
- a CDS encoding TrkA C-terminal domain-containing protein — MSMQEMAGYKSIALDIAQRIVSGEFTVQSKLSGRSLLAGQYHVSPETIRKAMGLLKDEGIVSVSQGKEIIVLSDHKALDYITRNNYLKSAYSLKQDLQQLLQDKKEMDRKFEKLLTEIVEASDRLQNLKPYHPVEITVREGSHVAGNTISALQFWQNTGATIIALRRETNVTISPGPHVILRAGDVLVLVGDEKMYQRTTMFINGDSGHTM, encoded by the coding sequence ATGTCTATGCAGGAGATGGCTGGTTACAAATCAATAGCTCTGGATATTGCGCAGAGGATCGTGAGCGGTGAATTTACCGTGCAGAGTAAGCTGTCCGGGCGTTCGCTGCTGGCAGGGCAATACCATGTCTCCCCGGAGACCATCCGCAAGGCCATGGGACTGCTGAAGGATGAGGGGATTGTCAGTGTCTCTCAAGGGAAAGAGATTATTGTCCTGTCGGATCACAAAGCGCTTGATTATATCACCAGGAATAATTATCTGAAGTCGGCGTATTCGCTGAAGCAGGATCTGCAGCAGCTGCTGCAGGACAAGAAGGAAATGGACCGCAAGTTTGAGAAGCTGCTGACCGAGATTGTGGAGGCGTCTGACCGGCTCCAGAACCTGAAGCCGTATCATCCGGTGGAGATTACCGTCCGAGAAGGTTCACATGTTGCCGGCAATACAATCAGTGCCCTGCAGTTCTGGCAGAATACGGGGGCCACAATCATTGCATTGCGCAGAGAGACGAACGTTACCATCTCCCCAGGGCCCCACGTCATTTTGCGGGCAGGTGATGTTCTGGTACTAGTAGGGGATGAGAAAATGTACCAGCGAACGACTATGTTTATCAATGGTGATTCAGGCCATACTATGTAG
- a CDS encoding response regulator transcription factor, whose protein sequence is MKVLIVDDERHVREAIRYFVPWAKYGITDIREAANGQEAIEEIRMQQPAIVFTDMRMPLLDGAELLEWLHEYSPHTKTIVISGYQDFNYVKPAIVYGGTDYLLKPLNSKQLIAAAEHAFQLWLAEEQEREQDRRRNMQLNILRPVYWDKVLSDLINGGASFAEIAPLLTAELGMPIGAESCRIAVISLQGAGCRLLQRFRGDLSLTSYVMANVCNEFLAPGSCGFAFRYWQGGADIVILFWDAVQQAEAQLERINEAVQLAYGVQVDIGLSGLNKFPQQLQQAFGQAGQALRERNVLQGTGRIHTCREEVPAASGSVQDYAIVESGLEKLRLAVLTGEQDRMNQVVEEWAERLSGLTVLTESSLQSMQGQLAAVLKRWRPEVAVALETCYDEEGLFSPAGWSEGLKALLQRLSRENRLSENADSKMVMEIRDYLDQHYDQEMTLQHIAERFFISRENVSRKFKQITGENLSDYLTGLRIDKAKLLLQNTPMRLSQISELVGYEDEKYFSRVFKKATGQTPREYRKLGEN, encoded by the coding sequence GTGAAGGTATTGATCGTGGATGATGAGCGGCATGTGAGGGAGGCGATCCGCTATTTCGTACCTTGGGCGAAATATGGGATCACCGACATCCGTGAAGCGGCCAACGGACAGGAGGCGATCGAGGAGATCCGCATGCAGCAGCCGGCCATTGTGTTCACGGATATGCGGATGCCGCTGCTGGACGGAGCCGAGCTGCTGGAATGGCTGCACGAGTATTCCCCGCATACGAAGACGATTGTGATCAGCGGCTACCAGGATTTCAATTATGTAAAGCCGGCGATTGTATACGGGGGGACGGATTATCTGCTTAAACCGCTCAACAGCAAGCAGCTGATTGCCGCCGCCGAGCATGCCTTTCAGCTGTGGCTGGCCGAGGAGCAGGAGCGGGAGCAGGACCGCCGCCGGAACATGCAGCTGAATATTCTGCGTCCGGTATACTGGGATAAGGTGCTGTCCGATCTAATCAACGGAGGGGCTTCCTTTGCTGAGATTGCCCCATTGTTGACCGCAGAGCTGGGGATGCCGATCGGAGCGGAATCTTGCAGGATTGCCGTAATCTCCCTTCAAGGAGCAGGCTGCCGTCTGCTGCAGCGGTTCAGAGGAGATCTGTCGCTCACCTCCTATGTCATGGCCAATGTGTGCAACGAATTTCTGGCGCCGGGAAGCTGTGGATTTGCTTTCCGGTATTGGCAAGGCGGGGCGGATATTGTGATCCTGTTCTGGGATGCTGTGCAGCAGGCTGAAGCCCAGCTGGAACGGATCAATGAGGCTGTACAGTTGGCTTACGGTGTTCAGGTTGACATCGGACTCAGTGGACTGAACAAGTTCCCGCAGCAGCTCCAGCAGGCTTTCGGGCAGGCTGGGCAAGCGTTACGGGAACGCAATGTGCTGCAGGGAACAGGCAGAATTCACACCTGCCGGGAAGAGGTTCCAGCAGCGAGTGGGTCTGTTCAGGACTACGCCATTGTTGAGTCCGGATTGGAGAAGCTGCGGTTGGCCGTTCTCACCGGTGAGCAAGACCGGATGAATCAGGTCGTGGAGGAGTGGGCAGAGCGGCTGTCCGGGCTGACGGTGCTTACCGAGAGCAGCCTGCAGAGCATGCAGGGACAGCTCGCCGCGGTGTTGAAGCGCTGGCGGCCGGAGGTGGCAGTGGCTCTGGAAACTTGTTATGATGAAGAAGGTCTGTTCTCGCCGGCAGGATGGAGTGAAGGGCTGAAGGCGCTGCTGCAGCGGCTTTCCAGAGAGAATCGGCTATCGGAGAATGCAGACAGCAAGATGGTGATGGAGATTCGGGACTACCTTGATCAGCATTACGATCAGGAGATGACGCTTCAGCATATCGCCGAACGTTTTTTCATCAGCCGGGAGAATGTTTCGCGCAAATTCAAGCAGATCACAGGGGAGAATCTGTCTGATTACTTAACGGGTTTAAGAATCGACAAGGCCAAGCTGCTGCTGCAGAATACGCCTATGCGGCTGTCGCAAATATCCGAGTTGGTGGGTTATGAGGATGAGAAATATTTCAGCCGGGTCTTCAAGAAGGCTACCGGGCAGACTCCACGGGAATATCGCAAGCTGGGAGAGAACTGA
- a CDS encoding sensor histidine kinase, whose amino-acid sequence MFRNSIRTRLMALVLLASVIPSAISVTFSYLYTKQSVTEQSVKQNTKLLALGESNLSNYLSDMNHRAMSLYSGINVPGSFYTAMLIAKDPEKVAPGSTVSDNRAIISTQLYNLFLSDQNTFQIHLFVRAQLQSNLLLGGLFRQQRNTAYIPPSGSGDSYKPFVEVTHLDHQYEVKSGFPNLKPGTVPVFTAHFPIYRTPSQEVLADLSIDFQLEGLEQIAKSMYNSDTERLYMLNEQGQALYASSPDWVGQPVTAGWSQLPRDQDNGHFSWKNDGFEGIVMYRHINDPLFKGSIIKLVPYEDLYGAARLITRFNMGIGVLFLILGGISAVLISIGFTRPIKKLISFTQKVQIGQLDAYVDAERQDEFGLLTRKITDMTKTINNLIVKEYRLELANKTNQLKALQAQVNPHFLYNALQSIASSSLRYNAPKVYDLIYSLGSMMRYSMNTERTQVPLGDELEHVGNYLVLQRERFGEEELRLSIEAAEDVREIVVPKMILQPLVENIFKHGFADGIRNGLILISCTVDEQERLIIAITDNGKGMTTERLEAIRAGLERSDSSRAGADLEEIGLRNVLARLRLQMSEAAQLRLEGEEGQGLQVTLIIPRNGSLAASEGGDEREGIDRG is encoded by the coding sequence ATGTTCAGGAACAGCATCCGTACCCGGCTGATGGCGCTTGTGCTTCTCGCTTCCGTCATTCCGTCAGCAATTTCCGTCACCTTCTCTTATCTGTATACGAAGCAGTCGGTCACCGAGCAGTCCGTGAAGCAGAATACCAAGCTGCTGGCGCTTGGCGAATCCAATCTCAGTAATTATCTTAGCGACATGAACCATCGGGCCATGTCTTTGTACAGCGGCATTAACGTGCCCGGGTCGTTCTACACAGCGATGCTGATCGCCAAAGACCCGGAGAAGGTTGCCCCTGGCTCTACCGTCTCCGACAACCGGGCCATTATTTCTACCCAGCTCTATAACCTGTTTCTCTCGGACCAGAACACCTTTCAGATCCATCTGTTTGTGCGGGCCCAGCTGCAATCGAACCTGCTGCTGGGCGGACTGTTCCGCCAGCAGCGGAACACAGCTTATATTCCGCCATCTGGTTCGGGCGATTCTTACAAGCCCTTTGTGGAAGTTACGCATCTGGATCATCAATATGAGGTGAAGTCGGGATTCCCGAATCTGAAGCCGGGTACTGTGCCTGTATTCACGGCACATTTTCCGATCTACCGCACGCCCAGCCAGGAGGTGTTGGCTGACCTGTCGATTGATTTCCAGTTGGAGGGGCTGGAGCAGATTGCCAAATCGATGTATAATTCGGACACGGAACGTCTGTATATGCTGAATGAGCAGGGACAAGCGCTTTATGCTTCCAGTCCCGACTGGGTCGGCCAGCCTGTGACTGCCGGCTGGAGTCAGCTGCCCAGAGATCAGGACAATGGCCATTTCAGCTGGAAGAATGACGGATTCGAGGGAATTGTGATGTACCGGCACATCAATGATCCACTGTTCAAAGGCAGCATTATCAAGCTGGTACCGTATGAGGATCTGTACGGCGCTGCCCGCCTGATTACCCGATTCAACATGGGCATCGGCGTGCTGTTCCTGATTCTGGGCGGCATTTCAGCCGTACTGATCTCCATCGGCTTCACAAGGCCGATCAAGAAGCTGATTTCTTTTACCCAGAAGGTGCAGATCGGCCAGCTGGATGCGTATGTGGATGCGGAGCGCCAGGATGAATTCGGGCTGCTGACACGCAAGATTACCGATATGACGAAGACCATCAATAATCTGATTGTGAAGGAATATCGCCTGGAGCTTGCCAACAAGACCAACCAGCTGAAGGCGCTGCAGGCCCAGGTGAACCCTCATTTTCTCTATAATGCCCTGCAGTCGATAGCCAGCTCATCCCTGCGCTACAATGCCCCGAAGGTATACGATCTGATCTATTCACTCGGCAGCATGATGCGTTATTCCATGAATACGGAGCGGACTCAGGTGCCGCTCGGGGATGAGCTGGAGCATGTGGGGAATTATCTGGTGCTGCAAAGGGAGCGGTTCGGGGAAGAGGAGCTGCGGCTGAGTATTGAAGCGGCTGAGGATGTGCGGGAGATTGTGGTTCCGAAGATGATCCTGCAGCCGCTGGTGGAGAATATATTCAAGCACGGGTTCGCGGATGGTATCCGTAACGGGCTGATCCTCATCTCCTGCACCGTGGATGAGCAGGAGCGGCTGATCATCGCCATCACGGATAACGGCAAAGGCATGACCACTGAACGTCTGGAGGCGATCCGTGCCGGACTGGAGCGGTCAGACAGCAGCAGAGCCGGAGCGGACTTGGAGGAGATCGGCCTGCGCAATGTGCTGGCCAGGCTACGGCTGCAGATGAGTGAAGCGGCGCAGCTAAGGCTGGAAGGAGAAGAAGGGCAGGGACTTCAGGTTACATTAATCATTCCACGAAACGGCAGCTTAGCTGCATCGGAAGGAGGGGACGAGCGTGAAGGTATTGATCGTGGATGA
- a CDS encoding carbohydrate ABC transporter permease: MRKALRLPRGWDQQLIFLGPCLVFFLTIVVMPFILGFYYSSTDWNGLDLDKAVWTGSANWMRIFTNDDKFWESLSFTLRFTAVSVVAANVLALLLAFILMTALKTKKLLRTIFFMPNVIGGILLGYIWQFIFTKGFATIGELTGIHFFQLPWLGTPGTGFWGLVIVFVWQTAGYMMVIYIAALAGIPKDLVEAAQIDGARAPQLFKSVYLPLIMPAITICLFLTTSNAFKMFDLNLSLTKGGPGTSTQSLAYNIYAEALINNRYGLGTAKALLFFFAVSLITITQVWLTKRKEVSA; encoded by the coding sequence ATGAGAAAAGCTCTGCGTTTGCCAAGAGGCTGGGACCAGCAATTGATCTTCCTGGGACCTTGTCTTGTCTTCTTTCTGACCATTGTGGTCATGCCCTTTATCCTGGGCTTCTATTATTCCTCCACCGACTGGAACGGCCTTGATCTGGACAAAGCGGTCTGGACCGGCAGTGCCAACTGGATGCGGATCTTCACGAATGATGATAAATTCTGGGAGTCACTGTCCTTCACACTCCGCTTCACTGCCGTATCCGTGGTGGCAGCCAATGTACTTGCTCTACTGCTGGCCTTCATCCTTATGACGGCTCTGAAGACCAAGAAGCTGCTGCGGACCATCTTCTTCATGCCCAATGTCATCGGGGGTATTCTGCTCGGGTACATCTGGCAGTTCATCTTCACCAAAGGCTTCGCCACCATCGGCGAGCTCACCGGCATCCATTTCTTCCAGCTGCCCTGGCTGGGCACGCCGGGTACCGGCTTCTGGGGCCTTGTCATTGTGTTCGTCTGGCAGACTGCCGGCTATATGATGGTGATCTACATCGCGGCACTGGCCGGAATTCCCAAGGATCTTGTGGAAGCTGCCCAGATTGACGGAGCACGCGCCCCCCAGCTGTTCAAAAGCGTCTATCTGCCTCTAATCATGCCGGCAATCACCATCTGCCTGTTCCTGACCACCTCGAACGCTTTCAAAATGTTCGACCTTAACTTGTCGCTGACCAAAGGCGGTCCGGGCACCTCCACCCAGTCACTGGCCTATAACATTTATGCCGAAGCCCTGATCAACAACCGCTACGGGCTGGGTACAGCCAAGGCGCTGCTCTTCTTCTTCGCCGTGTCGCTGATTACGATCACCCAGGTCTGGCTGACCAAAAGAAAAGAGGTGTCCGCCTGA
- a CDS encoding carbohydrate ABC transporter permease, with translation MMNSSRYRSRTFILEIAAILLALVFLSPFYLVLTNSVKSLKEILVDAASFPQVFLWENYSKVWKAIDFPQAFWSSLQITVLSVIFIVLFSSMAAYRIARKPTRFNSFVFMLLISAMIIPFQSLMLQLVRVTSILELRGELYGIVACYLGFGMPLSVFLFHGFIKTVPFELEEAARVDGSNPYGVFFRIVFPLLLPIVVTVIILNTLWIWNDYLLPVLVIGGNKDLTTLPVAVTKFFGQYTKKWDLALPGLVLAVTPILLFFLTLQKYIVEGVTAGSIKG, from the coding sequence CTGATGAACAGCAGCAGATATCGTTCCCGCACCTTTATTCTGGAGATTGCCGCCATCCTGCTCGCGCTTGTGTTCCTCTCCCCCTTCTACCTGGTGCTGACGAACTCGGTCAAGAGCCTCAAGGAGATTCTGGTGGACGCCGCCTCCTTCCCACAGGTCTTCCTGTGGGAGAATTATTCGAAGGTCTGGAAAGCGATCGACTTCCCGCAGGCCTTCTGGAGCTCGCTGCAAATTACGGTACTGAGCGTCATCTTCATTGTGCTCTTCAGCTCCATGGCCGCCTACCGGATCGCCAGAAAGCCGACACGCTTCAATTCATTCGTGTTCATGCTGTTGATCTCGGCGATGATTATCCCGTTCCAGTCGCTGATGCTGCAGCTTGTGCGGGTAACCAGCATTCTGGAGCTGCGCGGCGAATTGTACGGCATTGTGGCCTGCTATCTGGGCTTCGGGATGCCGCTGTCGGTCTTCCTATTCCATGGCTTCATTAAGACGGTTCCCTTCGAGCTGGAGGAAGCGGCCCGTGTGGACGGCTCTAATCCGTACGGCGTATTCTTCCGGATCGTGTTCCCGCTGCTGCTGCCGATTGTCGTTACTGTGATCATCCTCAATACGCTGTGGATCTGGAATGACTATCTGCTGCCGGTACTCGTGATTGGGGGCAACAAGGATCTGACCACCCTTCCGGTGGCGGTAACGAAGTTTTTTGGACAGTATACTAAGAAGTGGGATCTTGCCCTGCCGGGCCTTGTCCTGGCGGTAACGCCTATCCTGCTCTTCTTCCTGACCCTGCAGAAGTACATTGTTGAAGGCGTCACCGCAGGCTCGATTAAGGGCTAG